One window of the Klebsiella oxytoca genome contains the following:
- a CDS encoding DUF5682 family protein, which yields MPEQPLIIGVRHHSPACARLVKQRIEQTRPRYVLIEGPVDFNHRLDELFLPHQLPVAIYSYCQQQNGGAAGRSGWTPFAEFSPEWQALMAARAAGAHIRFIDLPLWAQDDDDDDPSDARRADDQQRLFEACGMENTDTLWDHLFEDENQRAGLERALEAWFIQLRGTSIGGENSRRREAYMARWLAWAMQQNDGPVIAICGGWHAPALATRWQSFRGQAQEPEYPSPPTTDAVTGCYLTPYSEKRLDVLTGYLSGMPAPVWQRWCWQFGQRLAGERLLKTLVTRLRQRRLPASTADLAAAHLRGMALAQLRGHTQPLRCDWLDALAGSLIKEALNAPLPWSYRGAIHPQTDPILLAIVDVLAGEDFGKLAQGTPLPPLPQDVERELARVGITLPADPILNRFDPDGLAKSHVLHRLAILEIPGFQLRKGSAVTLSGDGEESWGLFRTMEQHAVLIEAARYGASLADAARQRLEANILASVGIKTLAASLNQAALAGLSSFSQQILEQLAQLISQESQFAEMGPALEVLYALWQRDDISGMQNAAVLEITLSAAFDRTLWLCESSGVADEKQFHAHLHSWQILCHILRDLHNGIVLADVSLSPALALLERRIHAADAAPLDRGAALGALLRLEHPAATAETALALLMQLPPQRLGEAAHGMLALARHQLACQPAFIAGFSGLLAGLTEDEFILALPDLRAAMAWLPPRERGMLARQVLDHYHMTMLPAHALQASVSCSAEQLIHHQQLEQQALAALRHWGVR from the coding sequence ATGCCAGAGCAGCCGTTAATTATCGGCGTTCGACACCACAGCCCGGCCTGCGCCAGGCTGGTGAAACAACGAATAGAGCAAACGCGTCCGCGCTACGTTCTGATTGAAGGTCCGGTGGATTTTAATCATCGCCTGGATGAGCTTTTTTTACCTCATCAGCTGCCTGTCGCCATTTACAGCTACTGCCAGCAGCAGAATGGCGGCGCGGCCGGACGTAGCGGCTGGACGCCGTTCGCCGAATTCTCGCCGGAGTGGCAGGCGCTGATGGCCGCGCGGGCGGCAGGAGCCCACATCCGCTTTATTGATTTACCTCTCTGGGCACAGGACGACGATGACGACGATCCTTCTGATGCTCGCCGCGCCGATGACCAGCAGCGCCTGTTCGAGGCCTGTGGAATGGAGAATACCGACACGCTTTGGGACCATCTGTTCGAAGATGAAAACCAGCGCGCCGGGCTGGAGCGGGCGCTGGAGGCCTGGTTTATCCAGCTGCGCGGCACCAGCATCGGCGGTGAAAACAGCCGTCGGCGGGAAGCTTATATGGCCCGCTGGCTGGCATGGGCAATGCAGCAAAACGACGGCCCGGTAATAGCGATCTGCGGCGGCTGGCACGCTCCGGCGTTAGCTACCCGGTGGCAGAGTTTCCGTGGACAAGCGCAGGAGCCTGAATACCCGTCCCCGCCGACCACCGATGCCGTCACCGGCTGCTATCTCACCCCCTATAGCGAAAAACGTCTCGACGTATTGACGGGCTATCTTTCCGGAATGCCGGCGCCGGTCTGGCAGCGCTGGTGCTGGCAGTTCGGCCAGCGCCTGGCCGGGGAACGGTTACTGAAAACCCTGGTCACGCGCCTGCGTCAGCGTCGCCTGCCGGCCTCGACCGCCGATTTGGCCGCCGCCCACCTGCGCGGCATGGCGCTGGCGCAGCTGCGCGGTCATACCCAGCCGCTGCGCTGCGACTGGCTTGATGCGCTCGCGGGATCGTTAATCAAAGAGGCGCTGAATGCGCCTCTCCCCTGGAGCTATCGCGGCGCGATCCATCCGCAAACCGATCCTATTCTGTTGGCCATCGTCGATGTGCTGGCAGGGGAGGATTTCGGCAAGCTCGCTCAGGGAACGCCGCTACCGCCGCTGCCGCAGGACGTCGAGCGCGAACTGGCGCGCGTCGGAATTACCCTCCCCGCCGACCCGATCCTCAACCGCTTCGATCCTGATGGATTAGCGAAAAGCCATGTCTTACACCGGCTGGCAATCCTCGAGATACCGGGGTTCCAGCTGCGTAAAGGCAGCGCGGTGACGCTTTCCGGCGATGGCGAAGAGAGCTGGGGGCTGTTTCGAACCATGGAACAGCACGCCGTTCTGATTGAAGCCGCCCGCTACGGCGCGTCCCTGGCGGATGCCGCCCGTCAGCGTCTGGAGGCGAATATTCTGGCGTCCGTCGGCATCAAAACTCTGGCCGCCAGTCTGAATCAGGCTGCTCTGGCGGGACTGTCCAGCTTCAGCCAGCAGATACTGGAACAGCTGGCGCAGCTGATTTCGCAAGAGAGTCAGTTTGCCGAAATGGGGCCGGCGCTGGAAGTGCTTTACGCCCTCTGGCAGCGGGATGATATTAGCGGCATGCAGAACGCCGCCGTGCTGGAAATCACGCTCAGCGCGGCGTTTGACCGGACGCTGTGGCTCTGCGAATCCAGCGGAGTCGCCGACGAGAAACAGTTTCACGCCCATCTGCATAGTTGGCAGATCCTGTGTCACATCCTGCGCGATTTACACAACGGCATCGTTTTAGCGGACGTATCGCTCAGCCCCGCCCTGGCGCTGCTTGAACGGCGCATTCACGCCGCCGATGCCGCCCCGCTTGACCGCGGCGCGGCGCTTGGCGCGCTACTCCGTCTTGAACATCCCGCCGCTACCGCCGAAACGGCGCTGGCTCTGCTGATGCAGCTGCCGCCGCAGCGCCTGGGAGAGGCGGCGCACGGCATGCTGGCGCTGGCGCGCCATCAGCTTGCCTGTCAGCCCGCCTTTATCGCCGGATTCAGCGGGCTTCTCGCCGGACTGACGGAGGATGAGTTTATTCTCGCGCTGCCGGATTTACGCGCGGCGATGGCCTGGCTGCCGCCTCGCGAACGCGGCATGCTAGCCCGCCAGGTGCTCGACCACTATCACATGACCATGCTGCCGGCGCATGCGCTACAGGCGTCGGTTTCCTGCTCTGCGGAGCAGCTAATTCATCACCAGCAGCTGGAACAGCAGGCGCTGGCGGCACTACGGCACTGGGGAGTACGCTAA
- a CDS encoding vWA domain-containing protein, with protein MHTLSDLLTTRELQRWRLILGQAAENSLGGLDDHGRRVDHALEWLYGRDPQRLQRGERQGGLEDSNLTTPEWINAIHTLFPQPVIERLESDAVLRYGIDEVVTNLDVLERIEPSESLLRAVLHTKHLMNPEVLNAARKLVQQVVEQIMARLAKEIRQAFSGARDRQRPSRVPLARNFDFRKTLRANLKHWDPQRGKLYIESPKFISRVKRHSEKWQLILLVDQSGSMVDSVIHSAVMAACLWQLPGIRTHLVAFDTSVVDLTQDVADPVELLMKVQLGGGTNIAQAVEYARQLIEQPQKSVIVLVSDFFEGGANSLLINQVKQSVQSGVKVLGLAALDSSASPSYDHEMAQALVNVGAQIAAMTPGELASWLAENLQS; from the coding sequence ATGCATACGCTATCCGATCTTCTGACAACCCGCGAACTCCAGCGCTGGCGGCTGATTCTGGGCCAGGCCGCTGAAAACAGCCTCGGCGGTCTTGATGACCATGGTCGCCGGGTGGATCACGCCCTTGAGTGGCTGTATGGCCGCGACCCGCAGCGTTTGCAGCGGGGCGAGCGCCAGGGTGGACTGGAGGATTCCAATCTGACGACGCCGGAATGGATCAACGCCATTCATACGCTCTTCCCTCAGCCGGTTATTGAGCGCCTGGAGAGCGATGCGGTGCTGCGCTACGGTATTGACGAGGTGGTGACTAACCTGGACGTGCTGGAGCGCATCGAACCTTCCGAAAGCCTGCTGCGCGCGGTACTGCACACCAAACACCTGATGAATCCGGAAGTGCTGAACGCCGCCCGTAAGCTGGTGCAGCAGGTGGTGGAGCAAATTATGGCCCGGCTGGCAAAAGAGATTCGTCAGGCATTTTCCGGCGCTCGCGACCGACAGCGGCCGTCGCGCGTCCCTCTGGCGCGCAATTTCGACTTCAGGAAAACCCTGCGTGCCAACCTCAAACACTGGGACCCGCAGCGCGGCAAGCTATATATTGAGTCGCCAAAGTTTATCAGCCGCGTGAAACGCCATAGCGAAAAATGGCAGCTGATTTTACTGGTCGATCAGAGCGGCTCAATGGTCGACTCCGTTATCCATTCGGCGGTAATGGCTGCCTGCTTATGGCAGCTGCCAGGCATTCGCACGCACCTCGTGGCGTTTGATACCAGCGTGGTGGATCTCACACAGGACGTTGCCGACCCGGTTGAGCTGCTGATGAAAGTGCAGCTGGGAGGCGGCACCAATATCGCCCAGGCCGTAGAATACGCGCGACAGCTTATTGAACAGCCGCAAAAGAGCGTCATTGTGCTGGTGAGTGATTTTTTTGAAGGTGGAGCGAATTCGCTGTTGATTAACCAGGTAAAGCAGAGCGTACAAAGCGGCGTCAAAGTCCTCGGGCTGGCGGCGTTAGACAGCTCAGCGTCACCGAGTTACGACCATGAAATGGCCCAGGCGCTGGTCAACGTCGGGGCGCAAATCGCCGCCATGACGCCCGGCGAACTGGCCTCCTGGCTGGCGGAGAATCTACAATCATGA
- a CDS encoding SWIM zinc finger family protein has product MIPLRPELLELTPQALIALSNAGFVKRSQKELDNGNIPELSQDDNGTLTAVFSDGTRTRLEKDRALKESSCTCGASDMCRHRVMLILSYQRANAGHAAPGGEPNAGERWHPGLWQEELSTLPESILKRAQQLADKGLTVELFCRPNETPSARLPMSDVRFYSRSSIRFARCDCVDGSLCEHIALAVQAFSDAEAQQPGFTHLVWQTRSRKLAARGGPFDTDEGEACRQSLLQLSRLLWQSGVSQPPLGFEAAFTRAQRTAHRANWRWVVGALAELRESVDAFQQRGSHYSPEQLLAQLAGLNARLESADRMAQLAEANQTPPLPWRTVVGLGIVGEAQLDHVRLISLGMRVWQDNQRYGLRIWFSDPDTGSILHLSRSWPLGERAQNPLWQRRLFSFQAGTLAGGQIITQSARRNASGELLLGARHRLSSNVPLMENAWLLLNAPLRQAGVAALRKYLRQRAPAWVRPLNQVDNLFILPVDSCIAVGWDAARQTLDAQVLSGEGEDNVLHLSLPASASAPYAVERMAALLRQEDDPLVMVSGLVSFNHGRLCLEPLVMMTRSRAWALNAEPSSVGPLPAGDAMLPRAMAQSLLQRARSLLIQILHNGLRYQQKGLFREAKALSDDLTNNGFPHLAHLLRQLGESETETTTDTLSAIAQLCIQLDVMLD; this is encoded by the coding sequence ATGATCCCTCTACGTCCTGAATTACTGGAGCTCACGCCGCAGGCGCTTATCGCCTTGAGCAACGCCGGATTCGTAAAACGCAGCCAAAAAGAGCTGGATAACGGCAACATCCCCGAGCTGAGCCAGGATGACAACGGTACGCTTACCGCCGTTTTTAGCGACGGCACTCGTACCCGGCTGGAAAAAGATCGGGCGCTAAAAGAGTCCAGCTGCACCTGCGGCGCCAGCGATATGTGCCGTCATCGCGTGATGCTGATCCTGAGCTATCAGCGCGCCAACGCCGGTCACGCGGCTCCTGGAGGAGAGCCAAACGCTGGCGAGCGCTGGCATCCCGGCCTGTGGCAGGAAGAGCTGTCCACCCTCCCCGAGTCCATTCTCAAGCGGGCGCAGCAGCTGGCGGATAAAGGACTGACGGTGGAATTATTCTGCCGTCCCAATGAAACGCCCTCGGCCAGGCTGCCGATGAGCGATGTACGTTTTTATTCCCGCAGCAGCATCCGCTTTGCCCGCTGCGACTGCGTGGACGGCTCGCTGTGCGAGCACATCGCGCTGGCGGTGCAGGCCTTCAGCGATGCCGAAGCCCAGCAGCCCGGCTTTACGCATCTGGTATGGCAAACCCGTAGCCGCAAGCTAGCCGCCCGCGGCGGGCCATTTGATACCGACGAAGGCGAGGCCTGCCGACAAAGCCTGCTCCAGCTCAGCCGGCTGCTATGGCAAAGCGGCGTCAGCCAGCCGCCGCTCGGCTTCGAAGCCGCGTTTACCCGCGCGCAGAGAACCGCGCACCGGGCCAACTGGCGCTGGGTCGTTGGCGCGCTTGCCGAGCTTCGTGAATCCGTGGATGCTTTCCAGCAGCGTGGCAGCCACTACTCACCAGAACAGCTGCTCGCCCAGCTGGCAGGCCTTAACGCCCGTCTGGAGAGCGCCGATCGGATGGCGCAGCTTGCCGAGGCTAATCAGACTCCCCCTCTGCCGTGGCGTACCGTCGTCGGGCTGGGTATTGTCGGTGAAGCGCAGCTCGACCATGTGCGGCTCATTTCTCTTGGCATGCGCGTCTGGCAGGATAACCAACGGTACGGCTTGCGTATCTGGTTTAGCGATCCGGATACCGGCAGCATTCTGCATCTGTCGCGCAGCTGGCCGCTGGGCGAGCGGGCGCAGAATCCGCTATGGCAGCGCCGCCTGTTTTCCTTTCAGGCCGGCACGCTGGCTGGCGGGCAAATTATTACTCAGTCAGCGCGTCGTAATGCCAGCGGCGAGCTGCTGCTGGGCGCACGCCACCGCCTGAGCAGCAACGTTCCGCTGATGGAAAACGCCTGGCTTTTACTCAATGCTCCGCTGCGGCAGGCGGGAGTTGCGGCGCTGCGTAAGTATCTGCGCCAGCGCGCTCCGGCCTGGGTACGTCCGCTTAATCAGGTTGATAACCTGTTTATTTTGCCGGTAGATTCCTGCATCGCCGTCGGGTGGGACGCCGCGCGGCAAACGCTGGATGCGCAGGTTCTCAGCGGCGAGGGAGAAGATAACGTTTTACACTTATCCCTTCCTGCCTCCGCCAGCGCACCGTATGCCGTTGAGCGAATGGCGGCGCTGCTCAGACAAGAAGACGATCCGCTGGTTATGGTTTCCGGGTTGGTTAGCTTTAATCACGGACGGCTTTGCCTGGAGCCGCTGGTGATGATGACCCGTTCTCGCGCCTGGGCGCTGAATGCCGAACCGTCCTCCGTCGGACCATTGCCTGCTGGCGATGCCATGCTGCCGCGTGCAATGGCTCAAAGTCTGTTGCAGCGCGCCCGGTCGCTGCTGATCCAGATCCTGCATAACGGCCTGCGCTATCAGCAAAAGGGGCTGTTTCGCGAGGCTAAAGCGTTGAGCGACGATTTAACGAACAATGGTTTTCCCCATCTTGCGCACCTGCTGCGCCAGCTGGGAGAAAGCGAAACAGAGACAACTACGGATACGCTCAGCGCCATCGCGCAACTCTGTATACAATTAGATGTGATGCTTGATTAA
- a CDS encoding YehR family lipoprotein, which yields MKFNRRITAVLGATLVMAALMGCDNKKDDVKAFSNTMNGVDLTFTYHYKGDLVTRQDAENKIPYKSLGVSNEEQARKIIDPIGAAYSNIKGVTHSVDYKETYAQEHLSIDFNQVKISELCKLPGASFTDCSQKSISLSESEKMLKSQGFKEVK from the coding sequence ATGAAATTTAACCGCAGGATTACCGCAGTGCTGGGCGCAACCCTGGTGATGGCCGCGCTTATGGGCTGTGATAACAAAAAAGATGATGTCAAGGCGTTTAGCAACACCATGAACGGCGTTGATCTCACCTTCACCTACCACTACAAAGGCGATCTCGTCACCCGCCAGGACGCGGAAAATAAGATCCCCTATAAATCCCTTGGAGTGAGCAACGAGGAGCAGGCGCGCAAGATAATCGATCCCATCGGCGCGGCTTACAGCAACATTAAGGGCGTGACGCACAGCGTGGACTATAAAGAGACCTACGCGCAGGAGCATCTCTCCATCGACTTCAATCAGGTTAAAATCAGCGAGCTGTGTAAACTGCCGGGGGCAAGCTTTACCGACTGCTCACAGAAATCTATTTCGCTGAGCGAATCGGAGAAAATGCTGAAGTCTCAGGGATTTAAAGAGGTGAAATAA
- a CDS encoding DUF1456 family protein produces MISNDILRSLRYTLKTNNSGLVRIFALADAPVSAEQLVPWLKKEDEEGFVRCPDIVLSNFLNGLIYDKRGKDESAPPLSVERRVNNNVVLKKLRIAFSLKTDDILAILTQQKFRVSMPEITAMMRAPEHKNFRECGDQFLRYFLRGLTEREHAKS; encoded by the coding sequence ATGATCAGTAACGATATCTTACGTAGCCTGCGCTACACCCTGAAAACCAATAACAGCGGCCTGGTACGTATTTTTGCGCTGGCGGATGCGCCGGTCAGCGCGGAACAGCTGGTACCCTGGCTGAAAAAAGAAGACGAAGAGGGGTTTGTGCGCTGCCCGGATATCGTGTTGTCGAATTTCCTTAACGGCCTGATTTACGACAAACGCGGTAAAGATGAATCCGCGCCGCCGCTGTCGGTGGAGCGGCGGGTAAATAACAATGTGGTGCTGAAAAAGCTGCGCATCGCCTTCTCCCTGAAGACGGATGATATCCTCGCTATTCTTACCCAGCAGAAATTCCGCGTCTCAATGCCGGAAATTACCGCCATGATGCGCGCCCCTGAGCATAAAAACTTCCGCGAATGCGGGGATCAGTTTCTGCGCTACTTCCTGCGTGGGCTGACCGAGCGCGAACACGCGAAATCCTGA
- the btsR gene encoding two-component system response regulator BtsR — MLKVLIVDDEPLARENLRILLETQPDIEIVGECGNAVEAIGAVHKLRPDVLFLDIQMPRISGLEMVGMLDPEHRPYIVFLTAFDEYAVKAFEEHAFDYLLKPIESTRLEKTLARLRQERSLQDMTVLDDTQQALKYIPCTGHSRIWLLQMEDVAFVSSRMSGIYVTDCEGKEGFTELTLRTLESRTPLLRCHRQYLVNMSHLKEIRFEENGQAELLMRAGQTVPVSRRYLKSLKEAIGL; from the coding sequence ATGTTAAAAGTATTAATTGTCGATGACGAGCCGCTGGCCCGTGAAAACCTGCGTATTTTGCTGGAGACCCAGCCTGATATTGAGATCGTCGGCGAATGCGGAAATGCCGTAGAGGCGATCGGCGCGGTACATAAGCTGCGTCCGGACGTGCTGTTTCTGGATATTCAGATGCCGCGGATCAGCGGTCTGGAAATGGTCGGTATGCTCGATCCGGAGCATCGCCCGTATATTGTTTTTCTCACCGCCTTCGACGAGTACGCGGTAAAAGCCTTTGAAGAGCACGCCTTCGACTATTTACTTAAGCCGATAGAGTCCACCAGGCTGGAAAAAACGCTGGCTCGCCTGCGCCAGGAGCGCAGCCTGCAGGATATGACCGTGCTTGATGATACCCAGCAGGCGCTGAAATATATTCCCTGTACCGGACACAGCCGGATCTGGTTGCTGCAGATGGAAGACGTGGCCTTCGTCAGCAGCCGGATGAGCGGGATTTACGTGACCGACTGCGAAGGGAAGGAGGGTTTCACCGAGCTCACCCTGCGCACCCTTGAGAGCCGCACGCCGCTGCTGCGCTGCCATCGCCAGTACCTGGTCAACATGTCCCATCTCAAGGAGATCCGTTTTGAGGAGAACGGCCAGGCGGAGCTGCTGATGCGCGCCGGGCAAACGGTGCCGGTCAGCCGCCGCTACCTGAAAAGCCTGAAAGAGGCGATTGGGCTGTAA
- a CDS encoding sensor histidine kinase — protein MYEFDLVLLLLQQMCVFLVIAWLMSKTRLFIPLMQVTVRLPHKLLCYVTFSIFCILGTYFGLHIEDSIANTRAIGAVMGGLLGGPVVGGLVGLTGGLHRYSMGGMTALSCMVSTIVEGLLGGLVHSILVKRGRPDKVFSPLTAGAITFVAEMVQMLIILLIARPFEDALHLVQSIAAPMMVTNTVGAALFMRILLDKRAMFEKYTSAFSATALKVAASTEGILRQGFNEENSMKVAQVLIQELDIGAVAITDRDKLLAFTGIGDDHHLPGKPISSLYTQKAIDTGEVVYADGNEVPYRCSIHPNCKLGSTLVIPLRGENQRVIGTIKLYEAKNRLFSSINRTLGEGIAQLLSAQILAGQYERQKALLTQSEIKLLHAQVNPHFLFNALNTLKAVIRRDSDQAGQLVQYLSTFFRKNLKRPAEIVTLADEIEHVNAYLQIEKARFQANLQIQMLVPEALGQHQLPAFTLQPIVENAIKHGTSQHLGVGEITIRASQHERWLQLDIEDNAGLYQDKPSASGLGMNLVDRRLRARFGADCGITVTCEPECFTRVTLRLPLEESAC, from the coding sequence ATGTACGAGTTCGATCTGGTGTTGCTGCTGCTTCAGCAGATGTGCGTGTTTTTGGTCATTGCGTGGCTGATGAGCAAAACGCGGCTGTTTATCCCGTTAATGCAGGTCACCGTCCGACTACCGCACAAGCTGCTGTGCTACGTTACCTTCTCCATTTTTTGTATTCTGGGTACCTACTTCGGCCTGCATATCGAAGACTCAATCGCCAACACGCGAGCCATTGGCGCGGTGATGGGCGGCCTGCTGGGCGGGCCGGTGGTCGGCGGTCTGGTGGGGCTGACCGGCGGGCTTCATCGCTACTCGATGGGCGGCATGACGGCGCTGAGCTGCATGGTATCCACCATCGTCGAAGGGCTGCTCGGCGGCCTGGTGCACAGTATTCTGGTTAAACGCGGACGGCCGGATAAAGTATTCAGCCCGCTGACCGCTGGCGCTATCACCTTCGTGGCGGAAATGGTGCAGATGCTTATTATTTTGCTGATCGCTCGTCCGTTTGAAGACGCCCTGCACCTGGTTCAGAGTATCGCCGCGCCTATGATGGTCACTAATACCGTCGGCGCGGCGCTGTTTATGCGCATCCTGCTGGATAAGCGCGCAATGTTTGAAAAATATACCTCGGCTTTCTCGGCTACGGCGCTGAAGGTTGCCGCCTCGACCGAAGGGATCCTGCGCCAGGGGTTTAATGAAGAGAACAGCATGAAGGTGGCGCAGGTGCTGATTCAGGAGCTGGATATCGGTGCGGTGGCGATAACCGACCGCGACAAGCTGCTGGCGTTTACCGGAATTGGCGACGATCACCATCTTCCCGGCAAACCTATCTCTTCGCTATATACCCAAAAGGCGATAGATACCGGCGAGGTTGTCTACGCCGACGGTAATGAAGTGCCTTATCGCTGCTCGATTCATCCCAACTGCAAACTGGGCTCCACGCTGGTTATCCCGCTGCGCGGCGAAAACCAGCGGGTGATCGGCACGATTAAGCTCTATGAAGCCAAGAATCGCCTGTTTAGCTCCATTAACCGCACGCTGGGGGAGGGGATTGCGCAGCTGCTGTCGGCGCAGATCCTGGCCGGCCAGTATGAACGGCAAAAAGCGTTGTTAACGCAATCGGAAATCAAGCTGCTGCACGCCCAGGTGAATCCGCACTTCCTGTTCAACGCGCTCAACACGCTAAAAGCGGTGATTCGCCGCGATAGCGATCAGGCCGGGCAGCTGGTGCAGTATCTGTCGACCTTTTTCCGCAAAAACCTGAAGCGGCCTGCGGAAATCGTTACCCTGGCGGATGAAATTGAGCATGTGAACGCCTATTTGCAAATTGAGAAAGCGCGTTTTCAGGCCAATCTGCAGATTCAGATGCTGGTACCTGAAGCGCTGGGGCAGCACCAGCTGCCGGCTTTTACCCTGCAGCCGATAGTTGAAAACGCCATTAAACACGGAACGTCGCAGCACCTTGGGGTGGGCGAAATCACCATTCGCGCCAGCCAGCACGAACGCTGGCTGCAGCTGGATATCGAAGATAACGCCGGGTTGTATCAGGACAAACCCAGCGCCAGCGGGTTGGGCATGAATCTGGTTGACCGACGGCTGCGGGCGCGCTTCGGCGCCGACTGCGGGATTACCGTCACCTGTGAGCCGGAATGCTTTACCCGCGTCACGCTGAGACTGCCTCTGGAGGAAAGCGCATGTTAA
- a CDS encoding MerR family transcriptional regulator — protein MTLYTIGEVAQLCDINPVTLRAWQRRYGLLKPQRTDGGHRLFNEFEIDRIREIKRWIDSGVQVGKVKTLLLDNEQEFADGWQQRQEVLLGYLQSGSYHRLRMWLKERNRSYSAQTLVRHLINPLRQRLSPPQATLMALRGILDGILIGHIAHSLSSAAKHSASHALIIGWNVTDITRLWLEGWIASEQGWRVDVLASSVSHIRPDLFPESTLMVWCGEAPCRAQIQQLHHWQRQDQVIWLNHATATSP, from the coding sequence ATGACGCTTTATACTATTGGCGAAGTTGCCCAGCTTTGCGATATCAATCCCGTCACGTTACGCGCCTGGCAGCGGCGCTATGGATTACTGAAACCGCAGCGTACCGACGGCGGGCACCGTCTGTTCAACGAGTTTGAGATAGACCGCATTCGCGAAATTAAGCGCTGGATTGATTCCGGCGTCCAGGTCGGGAAAGTGAAAACGCTGCTTCTGGATAATGAACAGGAGTTTGCCGACGGCTGGCAGCAACGGCAGGAGGTACTGCTCGGCTACCTGCAAAGCGGAAGCTACCATCGCCTGCGCATGTGGCTCAAAGAGCGCAACCGCAGCTACTCTGCACAAACCCTGGTCAGACACCTGATTAACCCGTTACGCCAGCGTTTGTCTCCGCCACAGGCAACGCTGATGGCGCTGAGGGGGATTCTTGACGGCATTCTGATCGGTCATATTGCCCATAGCCTCTCTTCCGCCGCCAAACACTCCGCTAGCCATGCGTTGATAATTGGCTGGAATGTCACCGATATCACCCGACTCTGGCTGGAGGGCTGGATAGCCAGCGAGCAGGGCTGGCGGGTGGATGTACTTGCCTCTTCAGTGAGCCATATCCGGCCCGATCTTTTTCCCGAAAGTACGTTAATGGTCTGGTGCGGAGAGGCTCCCTGTCGCGCCCAGATCCAGCAACTCCATCATTGGCAACGGCAGGACCAGGTTATCTGGCTGAATCACGCTACCGCGACGTCTCCCTGA